The region CATTGGCGTGCGAGGTCGGCACATAGGGATTGCGCGGATGAATCACCAGCGACACGCCCATCGCCTGGAAACTGCGCCCGGCCAGCTCGGGACGGTGTGCCGTGGCCGAGGCCGGCAGACCCGGGCCATATACGTGCGAGAAGTTAATCCCGGCCTTTTCGAAGACCTTGCCCTCTTCCAGAACGCGGGAACGGCCGCCGCCGCCTTCCTCACGCTCCCAGCTGTCCTCGATAAAACCGTCACCGCCGTCTTCTTCAGTCAGCGCGTTGCAGATTTCATCCTGCAGGTTTAACAGATAGGCTTTGACCGCTTCGGGATTGACTTCACTCATCGACAGTAGACCTTAATTGATATTTATTTTCACCACGGAGGACACTGAGAGCACAGAGAAATAATAATTTAAGTGCTGTAGGTCAGGTTGCGCGATAGCGCTACCTGACACCCCGTTCGAGAGGTGTCACGCAGGCTATCGCCAGCGTGACCTACGCGACTTGAACCACTCTGCGAACTGATAGTCTCCGGTTTTACTTAATGACTTCCTCGTCCCTCGCGCCTCGTAACTCGTCCCTGCCCGAAGGGCTTGCGTCTCTGCGGTGAGATTTTCTTATCCTCGGATCAGCTCGCCACTGAGCGCATCGCGGATTTCGGTCGGGCTGCTGTGTGGGCCGACTTCACCCTCCAGCACAAAATCAACCTGCTGGCCGAACTGTTCACGCACTTGTGCGGCCGTGCGCGCCGGCGGCTGACCGCTGAGGTTGGCGCTGGTCGAAACCAGCGGTTTACCGAAGGCCTGACACAGTTCCCGTACCTGCGGATGGGCGGTGACGCGCACCGCGAGCGTGGTAAAGTCACCGCGCAACCACTCACTTGTATCCGCTTTGGCCGGCCACAACCAGGTAAACGGTCCCGGCCAGCTGGCCAGAACCCGATGCCGCGCCTCTTCCGGTAATTCGTCCAGATAGGGCGCTACCTGCCCGACCTCGCTGGCGATCAGGATCAATCCCTTGTTCCTTTCACGTTGTTTTAACGCCAGAATCTTTTCGATCGCCCGACTGTTATCCGGATCGCACCCAAGGCCATAGACCGCCTCGGTGGGATAGGCAACCACCCCGCCATTGCGTAACACTTCCACGGCTTGCTCTATCGACGAGGACATGGCTGTTACCCTTCATTATTCAAGGTCGCATCGCGGCGCAGCCGCTCCTACAGCGGCCGGTGGCACAACAAATCAGATCACCGTCGATTCACGACTTCCGATTCTCCTCTGC is a window of Thiohalophilus sp. DNA encoding:
- a CDS encoding L-threonylcarbamoyladenylate synthase, whose amino-acid sequence is MSSSIEQAVEVLRNGGVVAYPTEAVYGLGCDPDNSRAIEKILALKQRERNKGLILIASEVGQVAPYLDELPEEARHRVLASWPGPFTWLWPAKADTSEWLRGDFTTLAVRVTAHPQVRELCQAFGKPLVSTSANLSGQPPARTAAQVREQFGQQVDFVLEGEVGPHSSPTEIRDALSGELIRG